Proteins encoded in a region of the Candidatus Polarisedimenticolaceae bacterium genome:
- a CDS encoding DUF4442 domain-containing protein, translating into MSAPRPPRALSPRQVKWVLNLFPPWLLQGIRIVSISPDFRRATVRVRRGLLTRNLNGSTFGGTVFAAFDPVCAILYWQILAHRGLRVQAWLRGASIRYVKPARTALTISFEIGEADVEDAVSALRSGGRFARAHRVVATDVAGEVCAEADTEVYLRLPREGQKEVSAF; encoded by the coding sequence GTGAGCGCCCCGCGCCCGCCCCGCGCCCTCTCGCCCCGGCAGGTGAAGTGGGTGCTGAATCTGTTCCCGCCGTGGCTGCTCCAGGGGATCCGGATCGTCTCGATCTCGCCCGACTTCCGGCGCGCGACGGTGCGGGTCCGCCGCGGATTGCTCACGAGGAACCTCAACGGTTCCACCTTCGGAGGGACGGTCTTCGCCGCCTTCGACCCCGTGTGCGCGATCCTCTACTGGCAGATCCTCGCCCACCGCGGCCTGCGCGTGCAGGCGTGGCTGCGCGGCGCGTCGATCCGCTACGTGAAGCCGGCCAGGACCGCGCTGACGATCTCCTTCGAGATCGGCGAGGCGGACGTCGAGGACGCCGTCTCCGCGCTGCGAAGCGGGGGTCGCTTCGCGCGAGCGCACCGGGTCGTGGCGACCGACGTCGCCGGCGAGGTGTGCGCGGAAGCCGATACGG